The following are encoded in a window of Fretibacter rubidus genomic DNA:
- a CDS encoding HesB/IscA family protein, with translation MTETTTTPTRTRRPRPKLVTLTDAAAARVREILDERGEGYLRVGVKNGGCAGMEYIMDYVSEIAPFDEVVDDKDVQIVVDSKAVLFILGSVVDYEVDILSSRFTFKNPNQTDACGCGESVTILPFED, from the coding sequence ATGACAGAGACTACGACAACACCGACCCGTACACGCCGCCCGCGACCCAAACTCGTTACATTAACGGACGCCGCAGCCGCGCGCGTACGCGAAATCTTGGACGAACGCGGGGAGGGATACTTGCGTGTTGGGGTCAAAAATGGCGGTTGCGCGGGTATGGAATACATCATGGACTATGTGTCCGAAATTGCACCCTTTGACGAAGTGGTCGATGACAAAGACGTGCAGATTGTGGTCGATTCAAAAGCCGTGCTTTTCATCTTAGGCTCTGTCGTGGACTACGAAGTTGATATTTTATCCTCGCGCTTCACATTTAAAAACCCGAATCAAACTGACGCTTGCGGATGCGGCGAAAGCGTGACGATATTACCGTTTGAGGATTAG